A window from Anser cygnoides isolate HZ-2024a breed goose chromosome 1, Taihu_goose_T2T_genome, whole genome shotgun sequence encodes these proteins:
- the LOC106049081 gene encoding histone H2A-like: protein MSGRGKKNAVAGKPGATPRKTKSALAGLQFPVGRVYRLLKRGGYADRVGPGSAIYLAAVLEYLTAEILELAGNAARENKKSRILPRHIQLAVRNDEELNKLFSCVTIAQGGVMPNILSELLPKKTVQSAAPSEEKPGSQ from the coding sequence ATGTCTGGAcgtggaaagaaaaatgcagtggcTGGCAAACCTGGAGCTACACCAAGGAAAACTAAATCAGCCCTGGCTGGTCTGCAGTTTCCCGTGGGTCGTGTCTACAGGCTCCTTAAGAGAGGCGGCTATGCTGACAGGGTTGGTCCTGGCTCTGCCATCTACCTGGCCGCGGTGCTGGAGTACCTGACAGCGGAGATCTTGGAGCTGGCAGGGAACGCTGCCCgggaaaacaagaaatccaGGATCCTGCCCCGACACATCCAGCTGGCTGTGAGAAATGACGAGGAGCTGAACAAGCTCTTCTCTTGCGTGACCATTGCTCAAGGAGGGGTTATGCCAAATATCCTTTCCGAGCTCCTTCCGAAGAAAACTGTCCAAAGTGCTGCTCCTTCTGAAGAAAAACCTGGTAGCCAGTGA